The following proteins are co-located in the Fimbriiglobus ruber genome:
- a CDS encoding ISKra4 family transposase, with product MTALGTLRFGRQYTTTADGGHFLADDTLGIDGYVSPAAERMAVFAGTRDSFAHAQQTLRELCGWHLDDEVIRQLTHAAARRATAHRETRTDDERMARAPGDLEVAIDAGKVNTDTGWRDVKLAVFCRRKAGPPVGLDQWKDRTLPTPSVRAVVAAIEEASAFAGRVRAESDRLNVTTAADITVLGDGAEWIWNLSAAVVPQAAGVLDAFHAIAHVADAVKAIWTEPSAAAERIATGRRALLGQGKVGIETWIADRFGELPAGADGEPLIGLAAYLLPHATRLEYASRLARGRSIGSGLVEGSITQFVNRRLKQTGAKWKVAHVGPLVELAALIDTPDWNTLWVAA from the coding sequence TTGACCGCCCTCGGCACCCTCCGCTTCGGTCGGCAGTACACCACCACGGCCGATGGCGGACACTTCCTCGCCGACGACACCCTCGGCATCGACGGGTACGTGAGCCCGGCCGCCGAGCGCATGGCCGTGTTCGCCGGCACCCGGGATTCGTTCGCCCACGCTCAGCAAACCCTGCGGGAATTGTGCGGTTGGCACCTCGACGATGAGGTCATCCGCCAGCTCACGCACGCGGCCGCCCGTCGCGCCACGGCTCACCGCGAGACGCGGACCGACGACGAACGTATGGCCCGGGCACCCGGCGACCTCGAAGTCGCCATCGACGCCGGTAAGGTCAACACCGACACGGGCTGGCGGGACGTCAAACTGGCCGTCTTTTGCCGGCGGAAAGCGGGGCCGCCGGTGGGGTTGGACCAGTGGAAGGACCGGACACTTCCTACCCCGTCGGTCCGCGCAGTGGTCGCCGCGATTGAAGAAGCGAGTGCGTTCGCCGGACGGGTGCGGGCCGAGTCGGATCGACTGAATGTCACGACCGCCGCCGACATCACGGTCCTGGGCGACGGGGCCGAGTGGATCTGGAATCTGAGCGCGGCTGTCGTCCCCCAGGCGGCCGGGGTCCTGGATGCCTTCCACGCCATCGCGCATGTGGCGGACGCGGTGAAGGCCATCTGGACCGAGCCGTCGGCCGCGGCCGAGCGGATCGCCACCGGCCGGCGGGCGTTGCTGGGCCAGGGCAAGGTCGGGATCGAAACGTGGATCGCGGATCGGTTCGGCGAGTTGCCGGCGGGGGCGGATGGCGAACCGCTGATCGGTCTGGCCGCGTATCTGCTGCCGCACGCGACGCGACTCGAGTATGCCTCTCGTCTGGCCCGAGGCCGGAGCATTGGCAGCGGGCTGGTGGAAGGGTCGATCACGCAGTTCGTCAACCGGCGTCTGAAGCAGACCGGGGCGAAGTGGAAGGTCGCCCACGTCGGCCCGCTGGTGGAATTGGCCGCGTTGATCGACACGCCCGATTGGAATACGCTCTGGGTCGCAGCATAA
- a CDS encoding patatin-like phospholipase family protein, whose translation MSRSTIQLLAASVLIGLLAGCGALSQTPTPVSVGIPPNELVDPHGYGDAPTLPVARDLFRVGERIRTSQKPAVIPPKKTCLALSGGGTFGAFQAGLLVGWTEAGTRPAFDSITGVSTGALIAGLTFLGPDYDCELRRVYTTLKTEDIYTKKRGVRSLLSDSLADNTPLAQQIDRILTPATMARLAEEHRKGRRLYVGTTDLDGRRPVIWDVGAIAANNEPGARELIAKVMLASAAIPAFFPPTEIPVEVDGRQLIERHVDGGVSQNVFLRPPQVPPEYRTRPPADFLYGSDLYIIVAGKLYADPHQVKARVVQIASSGVSTLIDAETRVELIRLYTASILAGMNYHLASIPADFQAPTDSTKFDPGEMSRMFEEGRRQALTNTAWRKNPPGTLENEILAQRSSIRLTRVANKGGAGEGEDTPVPENKSGAATGSPAPSNKGGGAAELRVP comes from the coding sequence GTGTCTCGCTCGACAATCCAGCTGCTTGCAGCGAGTGTGTTGATCGGCCTTCTGGCTGGTTGTGGGGCCCTGTCGCAAACCCCCACGCCCGTCTCGGTCGGGATACCGCCGAACGAGTTGGTGGACCCGCACGGATACGGAGACGCCCCGACCCTGCCGGTGGCGCGAGACCTTTTCCGGGTGGGGGAGCGAATCCGCACGTCGCAAAAACCGGCCGTCATCCCGCCCAAGAAGACGTGTCTGGCTCTCTCCGGTGGCGGAACCTTCGGTGCCTTCCAAGCCGGACTCCTGGTCGGATGGACCGAGGCCGGAACCCGCCCCGCGTTCGACTCCATCACGGGCGTCAGCACAGGCGCGTTGATCGCCGGGCTCACGTTTCTCGGCCCGGACTACGACTGCGAGTTGAGGCGGGTGTACACCACCCTCAAGACCGAAGACATCTACACCAAGAAGCGCGGGGTCCGGTCGCTGCTCTCCGACTCGCTGGCCGACAACACCCCGCTCGCCCAGCAGATCGACCGGATTCTGACCCCGGCGACGATGGCCCGGTTGGCCGAAGAACACCGGAAGGGGCGGCGGTTATACGTCGGAACGACCGACCTGGACGGCCGACGGCCGGTGATCTGGGACGTGGGAGCGATTGCCGCCAACAACGAACCCGGGGCGCGGGAACTGATCGCCAAGGTGATGCTCGCCTCGGCGGCGATTCCGGCCTTCTTCCCGCCGACCGAGATCCCGGTCGAAGTGGACGGGCGGCAACTGATCGAGCGCCACGTCGACGGCGGGGTGAGCCAGAACGTGTTTTTGCGGCCGCCGCAAGTGCCACCCGAGTACCGGACGCGCCCGCCGGCCGACTTCTTGTACGGGTCCGACCTTTATATCATCGTCGCGGGGAAACTTTATGCCGACCCGCACCAGGTGAAAGCGCGGGTGGTCCAGATCGCGTCGAGCGGCGTATCCACACTGATCGACGCCGAGACGCGGGTGGAATTAATCCGGCTTTACACGGCGTCGATCCTGGCCGGCATGAATTACCACCTGGCGTCCATCCCGGCCGATTTCCAGGCGCCCACGGACAGCACCAAGTTCGACCCGGGCGAGATGTCGCGGATGTTCGAGGAAGGTCGCCGGCAAGCGCTGACCAACACCGCCTGGCGGAAAAACCCTCCGGGGACTCTCGAAAACGAGATCCTCGCCCAACGAAGCAGCATTCGGCTCACCCGCGTGGCAAACAAGGGCGGTGCAGGGGAGGGGGAGGATACGCCCGTCCCGGAAAACAAGAGTGGCGCCGCGACGGGGTCGCCCGCCCCGTCGAACAAGGGCGGCGGCGCGGCAGAGCTGCGCGTCCCGTAG
- a CDS encoding DUF1559 domain-containing protein — protein sequence MDLRSRDGVLYRDSAVRFSDITDGTSQTLLAGERPPSPDFQYGWWYTGLGQLRTGSLDMVLGVNEANRMASVFDLCPPGHYSFQQGRLDNPCDRFHLWSPHPSGANFAFADGSVKFLGYSAAPALPALSTRAAGDSVPAFD from the coding sequence ATCGACCTAAGATCCCGCGACGGCGTGCTATACCGTGACTCGGCGGTTCGTTTCAGCGATATCACCGACGGGACTTCGCAAACGCTGCTCGCCGGCGAGCGGCCCCCGAGTCCGGATTTCCAGTACGGTTGGTGGTACACCGGACTCGGGCAGTTGCGTACCGGGTCGCTCGATATGGTCCTCGGCGTCAACGAGGCAAATCGCATGGCCTCCGTCTTCGACCTGTGCCCACCCGGGCATTATTCCTTCCAACAGGGGCGGCTCGACAATCCCTGCGACCGTTTCCACCTCTGGAGCCCCCACCCGTCTGGGGCAAATTTCGCGTTTGCCGACGGCTCCGTGAAGTTTCTCGGATACTCTGCAGCCCCTGCCCTACCTGCCCTCTCAACACGGGCCGCGGGAGATTCGGTCCCTGCCTTCGATTGA
- a CDS encoding GTPase family protein has product MISLIPTRIKLRVSLVTVLAVAPVLFLTAAGAYHLWDRGWSFVAYWPMFACWFASYLLMWYWTRRSKVVVRGAAADPLPGYWTDRDKRAWELVEAQVDAVKTVTADQLSDLKRYAAEAQDLALQIARVYNPTATDPFGHLTLPEILACGELIAHDMNKLVDKYVPGSHLLTVNDIQRLRDAVDTATDWYPRLRNIYWAVSAVFDPIKVGLQVAATKAGLAPASKGFQQNVMMWFQTTYTRELGRYLIELNSGRLKVGAKRYQELMALHQVPPLGEPGTAPHQEHAGSGPDTGSPAPSAPPEPSGSSSGSPSESPNGETVPPVTVAVVGPVKAGKSSLVNTLLGDRRAGTDVLPLTAGVTKYQLRQPGLPELCLLDSAGFGQAGPTDADVAAAVEAARHADVMLLVVPARSAARKPEVDFLDRIRAGVAATPNLKLPPVLLVLSHVDLLSPAMEWAPPYDWEAGSRPKEVQIREACAAAREQFGANVLSVIPVCTAAGKELGVRDELLTTIAGLLGEARGVGLLRALHLEALAGRTKKVVRQLVNAGGQLLKAYLESSRKS; this is encoded by the coding sequence ATGATTTCCTTGATCCCGACCCGCATCAAACTCCGCGTCTCGCTCGTGACCGTGCTGGCGGTCGCGCCGGTGCTGTTTCTCACGGCGGCCGGGGCCTACCACCTGTGGGACCGCGGGTGGTCGTTCGTCGCGTACTGGCCGATGTTCGCGTGCTGGTTCGCCTCGTACCTCCTCATGTGGTACTGGACCCGGCGGTCCAAGGTGGTCGTCCGCGGCGCAGCCGCCGACCCGCTCCCGGGCTACTGGACCGACCGGGACAAGCGGGCGTGGGAACTGGTCGAAGCCCAGGTCGATGCGGTTAAAACCGTGACGGCGGACCAACTCAGCGACTTGAAGCGGTATGCGGCCGAAGCCCAGGATCTGGCCCTCCAAATCGCCCGCGTCTACAACCCGACCGCGACCGACCCGTTCGGCCACCTCACCCTCCCCGAAATCCTCGCCTGCGGAGAACTGATCGCCCACGACATGAACAAGCTAGTGGACAAGTACGTTCCCGGCAGCCACCTGTTGACCGTGAACGACATCCAGCGCCTCCGCGACGCGGTCGACACGGCGACCGACTGGTACCCGCGCCTGCGGAACATCTACTGGGCCGTCTCCGCGGTCTTCGACCCGATCAAGGTCGGCCTCCAGGTCGCCGCGACGAAGGCCGGACTCGCGCCCGCATCGAAAGGGTTCCAACAAAACGTGATGATGTGGTTCCAGACCACGTACACACGCGAACTCGGTCGGTATCTCATCGAACTCAACAGCGGGCGGCTCAAAGTCGGGGCGAAACGGTATCAGGAACTGATGGCCCTCCACCAGGTTCCGCCGCTCGGTGAGCCGGGGACCGCGCCGCACCAGGAACACGCGGGAAGCGGGCCGGACACCGGCTCGCCCGCCCCGAGCGCGCCACCGGAGCCTTCCGGGTCCTCTTCCGGCTCCCCTTCCGAGTCCCCAAATGGCGAAACGGTGCCCCCGGTCACGGTCGCCGTCGTGGGGCCGGTCAAGGCCGGGAAATCGAGCCTCGTGAACACGCTCCTGGGCGACCGCCGGGCCGGGACGGACGTTCTCCCGCTGACCGCGGGTGTCACGAAATATCAGCTCCGCCAGCCCGGGTTACCCGAACTCTGTCTGCTCGATTCCGCCGGCTTCGGGCAGGCTGGCCCGACGGACGCGGACGTGGCGGCGGCCGTCGAAGCGGCGCGGCACGCGGACGTGATGTTACTCGTCGTCCCGGCCCGGTCGGCGGCGCGGAAGCCCGAAGTGGATTTCCTCGACCGCATCCGCGCCGGGGTGGCGGCGACGCCGAACCTGAAGTTGCCGCCCGTACTCCTGGTCTTGTCGCACGTCGATTTACTCAGCCCGGCGATGGAGTGGGCGCCGCCTTACGACTGGGAAGCCGGGTCGCGGCCGAAGGAAGTTCAAATCCGCGAGGCGTGTGCGGCCGCGCGGGAGCAGTTCGGGGCGAACGTGTTGAGTGTGATCCCGGTCTGTACCGCGGCCGGCAAAGAACTCGGCGTGCGGGACGAATTGCTCACGACGATCGCCGGTCTTCTGGGCGAGGCCCGCGGGGTCGGGTTACTCCGCGCCCTACACCTGGAAGCGCTTGCGGGCCGGACGAAGAAGGTCGTCCGGCAACTCGTCAACGCCGGCGGACAACTTCTCAAGGCCTATCTGGAAAGCTCCCGGAAATCCTGA